The Henckelia pumila isolate YLH828 chromosome 2, ASM3356847v2, whole genome shotgun sequence genome includes a window with the following:
- the LOC140881717 gene encoding uncharacterized protein isoform X1 translates to MNRSLGAPALKRKRPETGSPGLVDAEHAILNSIKSKKDLGIWVRDIKVDTNLTDHVVNKSLKSLIAKKLVKEVVNVQNKGKKHYMAVEFEPSKEISGGEWYTDGNLDKVLIATLQDVCLKYTRAQRVATLQGVHKELNRGVANFVISTQQIAEILNSMVLDDEIIEVKSTGLGDYHSIPIGTICYRVASGAGVAKGSKVSLFASIPCGACPRISRCTPDGVISPSNCVYYNEWLDIEF, encoded by the coding sequence ATGAATCGATCCCTTGGAGCTCCTGCCCTTAAGCGGAAAAGGCCGGAAACCGGTTCCCCGGGCCTGGTGGATGCTGAACATGCTATTCTcaattcaatcaaaagcaaaaagGATTTGGGTATATGGGTAAGAGACATCAAAGTAGATACCAATCTAACCGATCATGTAGTAAACAAATCACTCAAGTCTTTGATTGCCAAGAAGTTGGTAAAAGAGGTGGTCAACGTTCAGAACAAGGGGAAGAAACACTACATGGCTGTCGAGTTTGAGCCTTCGAAGGAGATAAGTGGAGGCGAGTGGTACACAGATGGGAACCTCGACAAAGTACTTATTGCCACACTCCAAGATGTGTGCCTAAAGTACACGCGGGCTCAGAGAGTTGCTACGTTGCAAGGGGTGCATAAGGAATTAAATAGAGGAGTGGCGAATTTCGTAATCTCTACTCAACAAATTGCAGAGATACTGAATTCCATGGTTTTGGATGATGAGATTATAGAGGTGAAGAGCACTGGATTGGGGGATTATCATTCGATACCTATCGGAACAATCTGCTACCGAGTTGCAAGTGGTGCCGGGGTCGCCAAAGGCTCCAAGGTAAGTTTGTTTGCTTCAATTCCTTGTGGTGCTTGTCCCCGAATTAGTCGGTGTACGCCAGATGGCGTCATTTCTCCAAGTAATTGTGTTTACTACAATGAATGGTTAGACATTGAGTTTTGA
- the LOC140881717 gene encoding uncharacterized protein isoform X2 produces MNRSLGAPALKRKRPETGSPGLVDAEHAILNSIKSKKDLGIWVRDIKVDTNLTDHVVNKSLKSLIAKKLVKEVVNVQNKGKKHYMAVEFEPSKEISGGEWYTDGNLDKVLIATLQDVCLKYTRAQRVATLQGVHKELNRGVANFVISTQQIAEILNSMVLDDEIIEVKSTGLGDYHSIPIGTICYRVASGAGVAKGSKI; encoded by the exons ATGAATCGATCCCTTGGAGCTCCTGCCCTTAAGCGGAAAAGGCCGGAAACCGGTTCCCCGGGCCTGGTGGATGCTGAACATGCTATTCTcaattcaatcaaaagcaaaaagGATTTGGGTATATGGGTAAGAGACATCAAAGTAGATACCAATCTAACCGATCATGTAGTAAACAAATCACTCAAGTCTTTGATTGCCAAGAAGTTGGTAAAAGAGGTGGTCAACGTTCAGAACAAGGGGAAGAAACACTACATGGCTGTCGAGTTTGAGCCTTCGAAGGAGATAAGTGGAGGCGAGTGGTACACAGATGGGAACCTCGACAAAGTACTTATTGCCACACTCCAAGATGTGTGCCTAAAGTACACGCGGGCTCAGAGAGTTGCTACGTTGCAAGGGGTGCATAAGGAATTAAATAGAGGAGTGGCGAATTTCGTAATCTCTACTCAACAAATTGCAGAGATACTGAATTCCATGGTTTTGGATGATGAGATTATAGAGGTGAAGAGCACTGGATTGGGGGATTATCATTCGATACCTATCGGAACAATCTGCTACCGAGTTGCAAGTGGTGCCGGGGTCGCCAAAGGCTCCAAG ATATGA